A DNA window from Bacillus sp. BGMRC 2118 contains the following coding sequences:
- a CDS encoding L-threonine 3-dehydrogenase, whose amino-acid sequence MRGMKKILVTGALGQIGSELIGKLRGIYGEENVIATDIRKVESDVVTNGPFELLDVMDNQAMFSIAKKYEVDTIMHLAALLSATAEAKPLLAWNLNMGGLVNALEVSRELNCQFFTPSSIGAFGPATPKDSTPQDTIQRPTTMYGVNKVAGELLCDYYFHKFGLDTRGLRFPGLISYVAPPGGGTTDYAVEIYYEAIKEGKYTSYIDKGTYMDMMYMPDALQAIVSLMEADPANLQHRNSFNVTAMSFEPEQIAASIRKHIPSFEMSYNVDPIRQGIANSWPNSIDATCAMEEWGFKAEYDLDRMTKDMLDKLKLKLS is encoded by the coding sequence ATAAGAGGAATGAAAAAGATTTTAGTAACGGGGGCGCTTGGACAAATTGGTTCTGAGCTGATTGGTAAATTAAGAGGCATTTATGGGGAAGAAAATGTAATAGCTACTGACATTCGTAAAGTAGAGAGTGATGTTGTAACAAATGGTCCATTCGAATTATTGGATGTTATGGACAATCAAGCTATGTTTTCAATTGCAAAAAAATATGAAGTTGATACGATTATGCATTTAGCTGCACTGTTATCTGCAACAGCAGAGGCTAAGCCGTTACTTGCTTGGAATTTAAATATGGGTGGACTTGTAAATGCACTGGAAGTGAGTAGAGAATTGAACTGCCAGTTCTTTACTCCAAGCTCAATTGGTGCATTTGGACCTGCTACACCAAAAGATTCAACACCTCAGGATACGATTCAACGTCCGACGACGATGTATGGTGTGAATAAAGTAGCAGGAGAGCTACTATGCGACTATTACTTCCATAAGTTTGGTCTTGATACAAGAGGGCTTCGCTTTCCTGGGTTAATCTCATATGTGGCACCTCCTGGTGGTGGAACAACGGACTATGCTGTAGAAATTTACTATGAAGCAATTAAAGAAGGGAAATATACATCCTATATCGATAAAGGAACTTACATGGATATGATGTACATGCCAGATGCACTACAGGCAATTGTCTCCCTAATGGAAGCTGATCCTGCTAACTTGCAGCATCGAAATTCATTTAATGTAACAGCGATGAGCTTTGAGCCTGAACAAATAGCTGCATCTATTAGAAAGCACATTCCAAGCTTTGAAATGAGCTACAATGTGGATCCAATTAGACAAGGAATTGCAAACAGCTGGCCAAACTCTATTGATGCGACATGTGCAATGGAAGAATGGGGCTTCAAAGCTGAATATGACCTTGATCGAATGACAAAGGATATGTTAGATAAGCTAAAACTAAAATTATCGTAA
- a CDS encoding DUF3052 domain-containing protein yields the protein MNEIHPILKKLNVKDLSKPILIMNAPKEYQEIMAAYDVEIHIDIVESSYSFVQVFGTSDEQIQELGVKGLEVLVEDGLLWLCYPKKSSKVYKGLKVSRDTVAPLLAMKGYEPVRQVAIDEDWSALRFRPVAKIKSMTRNFAHTEEGKQRTNS from the coding sequence ATGAACGAAATTCATCCGATTTTAAAAAAGTTAAATGTAAAAGATTTAAGCAAGCCGATCTTAATAATGAATGCACCAAAGGAATATCAAGAAATTATGGCTGCGTATGATGTAGAAATTCATATTGACATTGTAGAAAGCAGCTATTCGTTTGTTCAGGTGTTCGGTACGTCAGATGAACAGATTCAAGAGCTTGGCGTTAAAGGGCTTGAGGTACTTGTAGAAGATGGATTGCTGTGGCTGTGCTATCCGAAGAAATCTTCTAAAGTTTATAAAGGGTTAAAAGTGAGCCGAGATACAGTTGCACCACTTTTGGCAATGAAAGGGTATGAACCAGTAAGGCAGGTGGCGATCGATGAGGATTGGTCAGCACTGAGGTTCCGCCCAGTAGCAAAAATAAAATCCATGACAAGAAATTTTGCTCATACAGAAGAAGGAAAACAACGAACAAACTCGTAA
- a CDS encoding class I SAM-dependent methyltransferase — protein sequence MTSINERAWNQEQYDALVNRYGDEHIMAHKIKENPTWRLHPFYNYLGDVKNKNIVHLLGSNGIKGVALSLLGASVTVVDFSRENERYAQKLAEEAGIKMDYVLSDVFSIPDGSLQHSADIVLMELGVLHYFVDLKPLVQVVQSLLKKGGQFILHEFHPISTKLITSTGKKHKVTGNYFTPNLEEQRVAFSKHMGDEGEGNLGKVLQRKWTLGEVVTAIAKEGLRIKVLEEEPNHKLHDIGLPKTYTIVAEKE from the coding sequence ATGACATCTATTAATGAAAGAGCTTGGAATCAAGAACAGTATGATGCCCTTGTCAATCGCTACGGAGACGAACATATAATGGCTCATAAAATCAAAGAAAATCCAACATGGCGACTTCACCCTTTTTACAATTATTTGGGTGATGTAAAGAATAAAAATATCGTACATTTATTAGGATCTAACGGTATAAAAGGAGTAGCCTTATCACTACTTGGAGCTTCAGTTACTGTTGTAGATTTTTCAAGGGAGAATGAGCGATATGCTCAAAAATTAGCAGAAGAAGCAGGTATTAAGATGGATTACGTTCTGTCTGATGTATTTTCAATTCCGGATGGTAGCCTGCAACATTCAGCTGATATAGTACTCATGGAGTTAGGGGTTCTGCACTATTTTGTTGACCTAAAGCCATTAGTCCAGGTTGTTCAATCTTTATTAAAGAAGGGTGGTCAATTCATCCTTCATGAGTTTCATCCTATCTCCACCAAACTCATTACATCTACTGGAAAGAAGCATAAAGTAACAGGCAATTACTTTACTCCAAACCTTGAAGAGCAGCGTGTTGCCTTTTCAAAGCATATGGGAGATGAGGGAGAAGGAAATTTAGGAAAAGTCCTACAACGTAAGTGGACACTCGGAGAAGTGGTAACAGCTATTGCAAAAGAAGGGCTTAGGATTAAGGTATTAGAAGAAGAGCCTAATCATAAGTTGCATGATATCGGGCTACCGAAGACATATACAATCGTTGCTGAAAAGGAATAA
- a CDS encoding ABC-F family ATP-binding cassette domain-containing protein: MSLLTVEGLSHSFGDRTLFKDVSFRLLAGEHIGLVGANGVGKSTLMNILTGEIVYDTGKVEWLPTVQYGYLDQHTVLTPGKTIRNILSDAFLPLYEKEKELNEVTEKMGTASPEELEELLEQMAEIQDRLEAGGFYMLDIKIEETARGLGLDAIGLDRDVSALSGGQRTKVLLAKLLLEQPEVLLLDEPTNYLDVEHIRWLVSYLREYPNAFLLISHDTEFMNQVTGVIFHLEFSKLTRYTATYEKFLELAEINKNQHINAYEKQKEFIKKQEDFIAKNKARYSTTGRAKSRQKQLDRMERIDRPETALKPTFEFKESRGSSRYVFEGTDLEIGYATPLLPKMSMTIERGEKIAIVGCNGVGKSTLLKTILGKIKPLGGKAVQGDFLYPSYFEQEVKADNITPIDDVWNAFPSMDQHQVRAALARCGLKNEHISRPLSQLSGGEQAKVRLCKLLMEESNWLLFDEPTNHLDVVAKEELKRAMKAYKGTIVLVCHEPDFYEDWITKVWDVEEWANQA; this comes from the coding sequence ATGAGCTTACTAACAGTTGAAGGGCTAAGTCATAGCTTTGGTGATCGTACGTTATTTAAAGATGTTTCCTTCCGTCTATTAGCTGGTGAGCATATTGGATTAGTTGGAGCAAACGGAGTAGGAAAGTCTACCTTAATGAATATATTAACAGGTGAGATTGTATACGATACAGGTAAAGTAGAGTGGTTACCTACTGTTCAATACGGTTACCTCGATCAACATACAGTATTAACACCTGGAAAGACAATTCGAAATATTTTAAGTGATGCATTCTTACCTTTATATGAAAAGGAAAAAGAACTGAATGAAGTTACAGAGAAAATGGGAACTGCCTCACCGGAAGAGCTTGAAGAGCTTTTAGAACAAATGGCAGAAATTCAGGACCGATTAGAAGCTGGCGGTTTTTATATGCTGGATATTAAAATTGAGGAAACTGCTAGAGGATTAGGTCTTGATGCAATCGGCTTAGACCGTGATGTATCAGCGCTTAGTGGGGGACAACGTACAAAGGTATTGCTTGCAAAGCTTTTGCTTGAGCAACCAGAAGTGTTATTGCTAGATGAGCCAACAAACTACCTGGATGTTGAACATATTCGTTGGTTAGTTTCCTATTTAAGAGAATATCCAAATGCCTTCCTATTGATCTCTCATGACACAGAATTCATGAACCAAGTAACAGGTGTCATTTTCCACTTAGAATTTAGTAAGCTAACTCGTTACACAGCGACGTATGAGAAATTCTTAGAACTTGCAGAGATTAACAAAAATCAGCACATTAATGCTTATGAAAAGCAAAAAGAGTTCATTAAGAAACAAGAAGATTTTATTGCAAAAAACAAAGCACGCTATTCAACGACTGGACGAGCGAAAAGCAGACAAAAGCAACTTGACCGCATGGAGCGTATTGACCGACCGGAAACTGCTCTTAAGCCAACTTTTGAATTTAAAGAATCCAGAGGAAGCAGCCGCTACGTTTTCGAAGGAACTGATCTTGAAATTGGTTATGCAACACCACTATTACCGAAAATGTCGATGACCATTGAACGCGGAGAAAAGATTGCGATTGTAGGCTGTAATGGAGTTGGAAAATCGACGTTATTAAAAACAATTCTAGGCAAAATTAAACCACTAGGTGGAAAAGCAGTACAAGGTGACTTCTTGTACCCATCTTACTTCGAACAAGAGGTAAAAGCTGATAATATTACACCAATTGATGATGTATGGAATGCCTTTCCTAGTATGGACCAGCATCAGGTTCGAGCTGCTCTTGCCAGATGCGGACTAAAAAACGAACATATTTCACGTCCACTTAGTCAATTAAGTGGTGGAGAGCAAGCAAAGGTCCGATTATGTAAATTATTAATGGAAGAAAGCAACTGGCTGCTATTTGATGAACCGACAAACCATTTAGATGTTGTGGCGAAAGAAGAATTAAAGAGAGCGATGAAAGCCTATAAAGGAACCATTGTCCTCGTTTGCCATGAACCAGACTTCTATGAAGACTGGATTACAAAGGTATGGGATGTAGAAGAATGGGCAAATCAAGCTTAA
- a CDS encoding glycine C-acetyltransferase, translating into MSSKTLELFLNENLEDLKTRGLYNVIDPLESPNGPVITIEGRKLINLSSNNYLGLATDERLKRAADEAIEKYGVGAGAVRTINGTLKLHVELEEKIAQFKQTEAAIAYQSGFMCNMAAISAVMDKDDAILSDELNHASIIDGCRLSRAKIIRVNHSDMDDLRKKAKEARESGQYKKLMVITDGVFSMDGDVANLPDIVDIAEEFDIMTYVDDAHGSGVLGKGAGTVKHFGLQSRVDFQIGTLSKAIGVVGGYVAGKQNLIDWLKVRSRPFLFSTSLTPADVAASMKAIEILSESTELHDKLWENGNYLKKGLKELGFNIGESETPITPCIIGEETLTQQFSKRLNEEGVYAKSIVFPTVPRGTGRVRNMPTAAHTKEMLDEAIAIYEKVGKEMGII; encoded by the coding sequence ATGTCTAGTAAAACGTTAGAGCTATTCTTAAACGAGAACTTAGAAGATTTAAAAACAAGAGGATTATACAATGTAATTGACCCATTAGAGAGTCCAAATGGTCCGGTAATTACAATTGAAGGTAGAAAACTTATCAACTTATCATCCAACAACTATCTAGGCTTAGCTACAGATGAAAGATTAAAAAGAGCGGCTGATGAAGCAATTGAGAAATACGGTGTAGGTGCAGGTGCTGTTCGTACTATTAACGGTACACTGAAGCTTCATGTTGAGCTGGAGGAAAAGATTGCACAGTTCAAACAAACAGAAGCAGCAATTGCCTATCAATCAGGCTTTATGTGTAACATGGCGGCCATTTCAGCAGTAATGGACAAGGATGATGCCATTTTATCCGACGAATTAAATCATGCCTCTATTATTGATGGCTGCCGTCTATCTCGTGCAAAAATTATACGTGTTAATCATTCAGACATGGACGATCTACGTAAAAAAGCAAAGGAAGCAAGAGAGTCAGGGCAATATAAGAAGCTGATGGTAATTACAGATGGCGTTTTCTCCATGGATGGAGATGTAGCGAATTTACCTGATATCGTGGATATTGCAGAAGAATTCGATATTATGACTTATGTAGATGATGCCCATGGTTCAGGAGTACTTGGAAAAGGTGCAGGAACAGTGAAGCATTTTGGGTTACAGTCCCGAGTTGACTTCCAAATTGGAACACTTTCGAAAGCCATTGGTGTAGTTGGTGGATATGTAGCGGGTAAACAAAACTTAATCGACTGGTTAAAGGTACGCAGTCGTCCATTCTTGTTTTCAACATCTTTAACTCCAGCTGATGTTGCAGCAAGTATGAAGGCAATCGAAATCCTATCAGAAAGCACAGAGCTACATGATAAGCTATGGGAAAATGGAAATTACCTGAAGAAGGGCCTGAAAGAGCTTGGATTTAATATAGGTGAAAGTGAAACACCAATTACACCATGTATCATCGGAGAGGAGACTCTTACACAACAATTTAGTAAGAGATTAAACGAAGAGGGCGTATATGCAAAGTCTATCGTATTCCCGACTGTTCCACGTGGTACAGGGCGTGTACGTAATATGCCAACTGCTGCACATACAAAAGAGATGCTCGATGAAGCCATTGCGATATATGAAAAAGTAGGTAAGGAAATGGGAATTATCTAA